The DNA sequence AAACGAAGTCCATGCGCTTGTTTGTGCTCATCGTGACAAAGTCAGAAACGCTTCAAAGCCCCTGTTGCTTGGATATCGTTCACCCCAAGCCCTTATCGTCGTGCCATCAATGATCATTTCATTTTCAAAGACTTCGGAGCTTGGAATGAGTGAATCAATTGCGATATCTAAATTCTCGACAGCTTTTTCGCAAAGCAATGCACCAATGACTCTGAACTTCTGGACTGCTTCGCCGCTGTCGAAGTCATCCATGAATTTTCCAGTCAGTTTGAGCGTAGTAACGACGCCCTCTTGTCCTTCGATGTAGAAGGCAGCTTTGCTCGGAAGGACATGGCTATCAAGGTCGACATATTCTGAACTGGCCCAGTATTCATCGTAGCCCTTGTGGTAGTCGTTTGTCCTCAATCCCTTCTCTCTAAGGAACTCTCTGGCTTCAAAAGGGCTCCAGCCCTTCGTCGGGTCCACGTTTGGTGGAGCTTCTTCGTCTCTTTCGTAGTTGAGTATGTCGGTGATGATCTGGTCCACATCTGCATTGGTTTTTGCAGGGAGCGTGTGGAATTGGCGTGTTGCCCGCCGTAGAAGCCAGGGCCGCAACGGGAAGATCAGAAAGAAGCGTTTACGAGCATATTTTTTCAGTTCGTCAGACTGAAAGGCCTTTTGATCAATCTGAATACGGGCTTGTTCGACGTGCGAGCAGCAAAACAGTAGGTAGAAAACTGGGATGCTTCCGACGGTCATTAGGATCGGCAGGACAAAGTTGCGCCCCGTATCTGTTGTTAAGAACTGGTCTGGCTGTGACCAAATCGACGACACGGAGTTCCAGACCAAAACGGTTGCAAATGTTGCAAGGATTAATTCCAGCAGGACCTTTGCCTTCGCATACTCTGGTTTTGTTGCTGCAAAGGCCAGCGTGACCGCCAAGGAGAAGAGGATAGGGACCAAGACCAACTCGGTTACGAGGCTGAAACTGTAGGCAACCACGATGAACTCAAAGATGCCGCCGAGTTTTAAGCTGCCGCGAAACAGGTTGCGGAAATACTGATCATCTTCCTTCGATTGCAGTGCTCGTCCAGCAAAGACACATCCCCCCATCACGAACCACAAAACTGTAGGTGGAAGCTGGGACTTCGACCAAAATCCTAACTCTGCCATTAGCCAGCACAGAACTGTCACGTTTAGGGCTACTATGCCGAAGAATAGTAAGAGCTTTGGAGCGATCAGTGTCTTTGCAACGCTCCAAAGACTGCTTCGGAGGTCTGCCCTGGATAGACAAAACAGGATGCCAAGGATGATCCACAGGCCAGCGGCAATTTCACGATTGTTGAAGGTTTCCTGCAACCAAGTGAGAAACTGTTCGATATTGATATCCCTTTAACTCGCAAAGTTAGGCATTCAACGGCATCGTAACTATGACCTGCATCTTGGCTCGAAGAATTTTCCACCGTGGCAAGGTGCGGACGGGGAAAGAGACAAATGTCCGCTCCCAGGACCGTCAACATAAGCTTTTCGCACGCGCAGCTAAAGACCGTTTTCGGCCCATTCTGTGGAAAAACACCCGTTCGCGAGCGCAGAATTCTGGCATCCGAAAGCGGCGCAAGCGCCTTACCTGTCAGGCTGTCCGCACTTGCTGCGGTGCAGGAAATATCTTGGCCAGTTTCCTGAGGTTTTGGGCGGTGGCGGCGAGGAGGAATTCGTCCTTTGCCCCGCATGGACCACGTAATCGGAGCCTGTTCAGGCCGAGGATGCGCTTGAGGTGGGCGAATAGCATTTCGACCTTCTTCCTCAGCTTCATCGAGATCACGTATTGCTCGGTTTTCGCAATGTCGCGGGCAACCTGGCGGGCGTCTTCATGTTCCTCGCGGGTGATCGACCGGAAGTCCATGTTGGGACAGCAACGCGACTTCGAGGGGCAGGCCTGGCAGGTGTGCTTCAGGCACCGGTATTTGGCGACGCCCTTGCCGGTCGGCCCGCGGTTCGGATCGGAGTAGTTCCGGCGGAATTGCTTCAGTTCGTGGCCTTCCGGGCAGATGTATTGATTGTTCTCGGCATCCCACTCAAAGTCGGCCCGGGTCCAGGTCCCGTCGCTGCGCCCCGACTTGTCGAAGACAGGGATGTGCGGGGCAATTTTGCGGTCAACCAGCCATCCTAACATCGGCGCGGTGCCATAGGCCGTGTCCGCGATCAGGCGCTCTGGGTGCAAGTCGAACTTGGCCTTCACCCGCTCAAGCATGGTCTTCGTCGATCCGACCTCGGCCTGACGGATCGACCTCGTGGCCTCCACGTCCACAATCACGCCATGGTCCGTATCGATCAGGTAATTGTCGGAATAGCTGAAGAAAGCCGGACCTTTACGGGCCGCCGTCCACTGGCTGGCCGGGTCGGAATGCGAGGTAAACTTGGGCTGCACCTCGCTGGCCGCGCCAAAGGCGACTTCGTCCAGGGTCTCCAGATACTCACGGACGGCCCGGGGCGCGTCGGCAGGGTCGATCTGCCCGGCGTCCCAATCCTCTTTCGGCGTCGAGTTCTGCTTGTTGGCATCCGCTTCGATCAGACTTGCGTCGACCGCCATGCGCTGCCCGCTGACCAGGCCCTCAGCGATGCACCGTGCGACCGTCACCTCGAACAGATGGCGCAGCAACTCGCTGTCCCGGAACCGCCCGTGTCTATTCTTGGAAAATGTCGAGTGATCGGGAACTCGGTCGGCGAGGTCGAGGCGGCAAAACCAGCGATATGCCAGGTTCAAATGCACCTCTTCGCACAGCCGCCGCTCCGACCGGATGCCGAAGCAATAGCCGACCAGCAGCATCCGGATCAGCAACTCGGGATCGACCGAGGGGCGGCCCGTGTGACTGTAGAACTCTGCAAGATGGGCACGGATACTGCTCAGGTCGACGAAGCGGTCGATGGACCGAAGCAGGTGATCTTGCGGGACGTGATCTTCCAGCGAGAACTCGTAGAACAACGCCGGCTGCGCTTCCTGCCTCGGTCCCATCATCGCCATTCCTCCCGCCCAATGTCGGAATTGAATCAGCAGGATGCCCATCGATCAAGCGTGAGTTTTTCAACAAAATACGCCCTTTCGGTAATTCTCCTCCCAGAAATCGCGCCGCAAAGCTGTACAAAGGCCGAGGTGACACTCACGACACCTTTTCAATGCGTTCTTGTGGCCCACGAATTTCATCGAGAAGAAGAGCGTAGTGGAACCGAAAGACTCGTAAACAGACTGAAATTCTTGCTGGTAGCTTTTAGATGTGGCTGATGTGTGTGGTAGACGCGTGTAGTTTTTCACACTGGCATCAAGAGTTCACATCAAAAATCAACATTTTGGGCGACTTTTTGCTTGTTGAAGGAGGCTCAGGGATGCTCCGTCGCGTCTTAAAGCGTGAGTCCACAATCAGGTCCACACATTCGATTTACACCTATTTACCTTGTTGATATCATTAAAATTATAATTGCACATAGGTCCTCTCCTGGGCACCACTTCCCTCAGAAATAGTCATGTAGATCATCTTGATATTCATAGAGCCGAACCCGCGGCTCACCATTTAATCCACTTCTGGTTCCAACCGTTTCGAACCCGTTTCCTCTAAAGCCAATAGTGCAGCAAGAGATGCTGGAAGCTGGTATGCATCATTCATTCTGTCAAATTCCTGCCCGTACTCCAGGTAGATATCCAAAAACTTCGAATTAAGCTGAGGATTTACATATGTATGGACCTTGTCCGCCCATGGTTCGTACCAATGCTGCGGTATATAGAGCCTTTGCTTCGGCAAATGACCTCGCTGCGACAGTAGGAAAATGCAATGTCTCATTTCGCGTACAATGACTTCCCTATTATTTCGAAAGCCAAACTGTCGCTCTTCGTTTTTTCGATTTGCTCTCACAAACCGCCTTACGAGCGACTTGAACAATTCTGTAGAGCAATGATCAGTGTAATCAATTCCATGAATCGCTTTGATCAGCGAGATGTGCAGGTTCTTTTCCTTGGGAGCATCCTTTTCTGTACTGTATTGACCCCGGTATAGATCGGGATATCGCTCAGACAGGATCCGCTGAGTAATGTTATACGGGAGTACGGATTGAGGTGCGTGAAGCTCCGTCGAAGTACCCAAGGACTTGAGCAAAGCGTTGAGGCGTTTGAGAGCGAAGGGTGACCCGTACGAAGAATATCGGTGCAAGGGGCGGTTTAGATGCGCCTCT is a window from the Sulfitobacter sp. THAF37 genome containing:
- a CDS encoding IS1182 family transposase yields the protein MMGPRQEAQPALFYEFSLEDHVPQDHLLRSIDRFVDLSSIRAHLAEFYSHTGRPSVDPELLIRMLLVGYCFGIRSERRLCEEVHLNLAYRWFCRLDLADRVPDHSTFSKNRHGRFRDSELLRHLFEVTVARCIAEGLVSGQRMAVDASLIEADANKQNSTPKEDWDAGQIDPADAPRAVREYLETLDEVAFGAASEVQPKFTSHSDPASQWTAARKGPAFFSYSDNYLIDTDHGVIVDVEATRSIRQAEVGSTKTMLERVKAKFDLHPERLIADTAYGTAPMLGWLVDRKIAPHIPVFDKSGRSDGTWTRADFEWDAENNQYICPEGHELKQFRRNYSDPNRGPTGKGVAKYRCLKHTCQACPSKSRCCPNMDFRSITREEHEDARQVARDIAKTEQYVISMKLRKKVEMLFAHLKRILGLNRLRLRGPCGAKDEFLLAATAQNLRKLAKIFPAPQQVRTA